One Euwallacea similis isolate ESF13 chromosome 16, ESF131.1, whole genome shotgun sequence DNA segment encodes these proteins:
- the LOC136414114 gene encoding uncharacterized protein gives MIYKGRKESRYLDTWKFERQKLEITRRAKVKMIEKADWGRVKGKRKAAKVFFHKEGEIRDLEDCKTRTAAKGCEIVCVCVYLECSDKDGVIWESARCPVKEVFPKATEKDSEG, from the exons atgatttataagggaaggaaagagagtcgttacttggatacatggaaatttgaaagacaaaaattggaaattacaagaagagcaaaagtgaaaatgatcgaaaaagctgactggggccgagtaaagggaaaaagaaaggcagccaaagtattttttcacaaggaaggagaaatacgagatttggaggattgcaa gacaagaactgcagccaaaggatgtgaaattgtgtgtgtgtgtgtctacCTCGAATGCAGCGATAAAGATGGTGTGATCTGGGAAAGTGCAAGGTGTCCAGTAAAGGAAGTGTTCCCGaaggcgacagaaaaag attccGAAGGATGA